One region of Rhodospirillaceae bacterium genomic DNA includes:
- a CDS encoding dTMP kinase, with translation MSKGRFITFEGGEGTGKSTQVALLATALADAGVDVISTREPGGAPGAEEIRNLLVNGATNRWTPMSEALLNYAARAEHLDKTVYPALEKGQWVISDRFADSTMAYQGFGHGVKRGAINKLGSAVLGDFKPDLTIIFDLDLEVGLERAGARGQGEDRYERMGHDFHDRLRQGFLQIANDEPERCVVIDASAPIEQIAAAIRAIVSERLSVPLS, from the coding sequence GTGTCCAAGGGCAGGTTCATTACATTTGAAGGCGGCGAAGGCACCGGTAAATCGACCCAGGTCGCTTTGCTGGCCACTGCTTTGGCAGACGCCGGGGTTGATGTTATCAGCACCCGCGAGCCCGGCGGTGCGCCCGGCGCCGAAGAAATCCGCAACCTTCTTGTTAACGGCGCGACCAATCGCTGGACCCCAATGAGCGAGGCCTTGCTCAACTACGCTGCCCGCGCCGAACATTTGGATAAAACCGTGTATCCCGCCCTTGAGAAAGGGCAGTGGGTGATTTCGGATCGCTTCGCCGACTCGACAATGGCCTATCAGGGCTTTGGTCATGGCGTTAAGCGCGGGGCTATCAATAAGCTGGGCTCTGCCGTACTGGGTGATTTTAAACCTGACCTGACGATTATCTTTGATCTGGATCTCGAGGTTGGGCTTGAGCGCGCCGGTGCAAGGGGACAGGGCGAAGACCGTTATGAGCGTATGGGCCATGATTTTCATGATCGACTGCGTCAGGGATTTTTGCAAATAGCCAATGACGAGCCAGAGCGCTGTGTCGTTATTGATGCCTCTGCCCCCATTGAGCAGATTGCGGCGGCAATCCGCGCCATTGTAAGTGAACGCTTGTCGGTGCCTTTGTCATGA
- a CDS encoding D-alanyl-D-alanine carboxypeptidase — MLSSHLRAAAIAALTFLCISSAQAVETLAKQVVLMDAETGAVLFEKDANVPMAPASMSKLMTLYMVFERLRDGRLSLEDKFSVSENAWRKGGAKSGSSTMFLVPGKRVRIEDLVRGIIVQSGNDACIVIAEGISGSEEAFAEEMTAHAREIGLSASIFKNSTGWPHPEHMMSPKDLAILAKLMIEQFPEYYHYYSEKSFVYNGIKQNNRNPLIYKDMGADGLKTGHTQDSGYGLTASAVRGDRRLVLVVNGLTSKKERSREPERLLEWGFREFGNYALLGAGEIVEEAAVWLGTEPSVSLMIENELKLTLHKKARREMKVKINYQGPIPAPVKKGDMLATLSVTAPGEKTVEVPLVAAADVEQLGLIGRLMAAFNYILFGGSD; from the coding sequence ATGTTGTCCTCTCATCTCCGCGCTGCTGCCATTGCCGCCCTGACTTTTCTTTGCATTTCCTCGGCCCAGGCCGTTGAAACACTTGCTAAACAAGTCGTTCTGATGGACGCGGAAACCGGGGCTGTGCTGTTTGAAAAGGACGCCAACGTTCCGATGGCGCCTGCCTCCATGAGCAAGTTGATGACACTGTACATGGTCTTTGAGAGGCTTCGTGATGGTCGCTTGTCACTTGAGGATAAATTTTCAGTCAGCGAAAACGCCTGGCGTAAAGGTGGCGCCAAGAGCGGCAGTTCAACCATGTTTCTGGTGCCGGGCAAGCGGGTCCGCATCGAAGACCTTGTCCGTGGCATTATTGTTCAGTCTGGCAATGACGCCTGCATCGTCATAGCCGAAGGAATTTCGGGCTCCGAAGAAGCCTTCGCAGAGGAAATGACAGCCCATGCCCGCGAAATCGGCTTAAGCGCCAGCATTTTCAAAAACTCAACCGGTTGGCCGCACCCGGAACACATGATGTCGCCTAAGGATTTGGCGATCCTGGCGAAATTGATGATTGAGCAGTTCCCAGAATATTATCACTACTATTCCGAAAAGAGCTTCGTCTACAACGGCATTAAACAAAACAACCGCAACCCTTTGATCTACAAGGACATGGGCGCGGATGGATTGAAGACGGGCCATACCCAGGACTCTGGCTATGGACTGACCGCTTCGGCGGTTAGAGGTGATCGTCGTCTGGTACTGGTGGTAAACGGGCTGACATCAAAGAAGGAACGTTCCCGCGAACCCGAAAGACTGCTCGAGTGGGGGTTTCGTGAATTTGGCAATTATGCCCTTTTAGGGGCCGGTGAAATCGTCGAGGAAGCCGCTGTCTGGCTTGGAACGGAACCCTCCGTTTCCTTGATGATTGAAAACGAACTGAAGCTGACGCTGCACAAGAAAGCGCGTCGGGAAATGAAAGTAAAAATTAATTATCAGGGACCGATACCGGCACCGGTCAAAAAAGGTGATATGCTTGCAACCCTGAGCGTCACGGCCCCTGGCGAGAAGACGGTGGAGGTTCCCCTGGTCGCCGCAGCCGATGTTGAACAACTGGGATTGATCGGCCGTCTGATGGCGGCTTTCAACTACATTCTGTTTGGCGGTTCAGATTGA